Proteins encoded within one genomic window of Aspergillus nidulans FGSC A4 chromosome VII:
- a CDS encoding Zn(II)2Cys6 transcription factor (transcript_id=CADANIAT00009069), producing MGTPASKACHNCRRRRLKCDRAVPSCAKCFHTGQECLGYGKLFLWNQGVASRGKMMGKTFPVPGSESVSGSGSKSLPEPYDQKKEATTVPSQDALVYTGPGFFLSGPLLDPLYQSLDESSRRYLSHSDATNANPFRRLVPLCRDYPILRHAINAAGALHISCLHRRTGDPCDADRSVQRRHTFALDPTDPSSRALIDALSAKQRALALLRQALEDVSTIDVDLSIAVVHLFIIFELLSPGGDEWRAHVQGALRLISYLQTLTPRRASPAALIRDTVTSDCLTWYILGSTLTKTTTLSDPFLLSGDIFASLTRAETTSYISLPTTLLHILFRACELSNLVSVSTMLNDPNIDYSGILSQAHTLLQMTKSFDAHAWAFSLERSFDSSRTLSRIHTALAHQNALSTYICRSVDVIASPVALGENTETLVTNIITHLSFVGSTDPIFVATTWPTFIAGAETDNPIYRRWAVDRLSEFWSLMPWGYVRTAIEVMETTWRLRDEAGARGRAGGVLKRESWLQQLKELEKYWLIA from the exons ATGGGGACCCCCGCCTCTAAGGCTTGTCATAACTGTCGGCGACGGCGGTTGAAATGCGATCGGGCTGTCCCGTCGTGCGCGAAATGCTTCCACACCGGGCAGGAATGTCTGGGATAtggcaagctcttcctctGGAATCAAGGCGTGGCTAGTCGGGGGAAGATGATGGGGAAGACGTTTCCAGTGCCGGGTTCAGAGTCAGTGTCTGGGTCAGGGTCAAAGTCATTGCCAGAGCCATACGatcagaagaaagaagcgacAACTGTGCCTTCTCAGGACGCATTGGTCTATACTGGCCctggcttctttctttcaGGTCCTCTGCTGGACCCTCTATATCAGAGTCTGGACGAGTCCTCGAGACGGTACCTGTCTCACT CTGATGCCACCAACGCGAACCCCTTCCGCCGTCTTGTGCCGCTCTGTCGGGACTATCCCATCCTACGACATGCCATCAACGCAGCGGGCGCGCTGCATATCTCATGTCTCCATCGCCGGACCGGAGACCCATGCGATGCAGACCGATCAGTCCAGCGCCGGCATACCTTCGCCTTAGATCCCACCGACCCGTCGTCCCGCGCATTGATCGACGCGCTGTCAGCAAAGCAACGAGCCCTTGCTCTCCTTCGACAAGCCCTCGAAGACGTTTCCACTATCGACGTCGATCTCTCTATCGCGGTCGTGcacctcttcatcatcttcgaaCTCCTGAGTCCCGGTGGCGATGAGTGGCGCGCCCATGTCCAGGGGGCACTGCGACTCATCAGCTACCTCCAGACCCTGACGCCCCGTCGCGCCTCGCCAGCAGCCCTGATACGTGACACCGTCACCTCGGACTGTTTAAC ATGGTACATCCTCGGCTCGACCCTCACGAAGACCACGACACTTTCCGACCCTTTTTTGCTTTCAGGCGACATTTTCGCATCCCTTACGCGAGCTGAAACAACCAGCTATATCTCCCTTCCGACTACACTGTTGCACATTCTCTTCAGAGCCTGCGAGCTATCAAACCTCGTCTCAGTGAGCACGATGCTCAACGACCCAAACATAGACTATAGCGGCATCCTCTCGCAGGCGCACACTCTTCTCCAGATGACCAAGTCCTTTGACGCGCACGCCTGGGCCTTCTCACTCGAACGGTCCTTCGACTCTTCGCGGACGCTGAGCCGGATCCATACGGCTCTGGCTCACCAGAACGCTCTGTCAACGTATATCTGCCGCAGCGTTGACGTGATCGCTTCGCCGGTCGCGCTCGGTGAGAACACCGAAACGCTCGTGACGAATATCATTACCCATCTGAGCTTTGTAGGTAGCACGGATCCGATCTTTGTGGCGACGACATGGCCGACGTTCATTGCGGGCGCGGAAACAGATAACCCAATCTATCGGCGATGGGCCGTCGATCGTTTATCGGAGTTTTGGAGCCTCATGCCGTGGGGGTACGTGCGCACTGCGATTGAGGTAATGGAGACAACCTGGAGGCTGAGGGACGAAGCTGGGGCGAGGGGTAGGGCTGGCGGGGTGCTGAAGAGGGAAAGCTGGCTCCAgcagctgaaggagctggagaagtatTGGCTGATTGCCTGA